AGTAAACTTTCTAAAGTAGCGCCAATTACTCGATAATCAGAGTCTTGTCTAAGTTGAGTTAAAGCGGTTTGCGCCTCCACAAAGTTTTTAAAATTATCTAAGGTTTTAGCTACTTCAATACGTATTTGCACTTCAGAATCATCTACCAAAGTGAGCAAGATTGCTAAAGCTTCATCAGCGTAATTAGTAGTAGCTAATTTACCTAAGTTGGAGATTGAGCCTAGTTTAACTACTAAGTCATTGCCTTGTAAACCCCAGCTAGATAATTTTAATAGTATCTCAGGTTGATTCATGTCTGCTACAGCAGCTAAGATACTTTGTCTGATCAACCAATGGTGGTTATATTGAAAAAGGTTAACTAGGTAGGGTAAAGCTCTATCCCCGTATTGAGCTAGAGAGTTAGCCGCTTCAGCGATAATATTATAATCGCGATCGTATTCAATTAAATTTAACAAAGCTTCAAAAGCTTCCTCATTACGTTTTTTACCAAACCCTATGGCTACAAAAGAACGGATGAGCAACTCTTGATCATACATTCTTTGCTTGAGCAGAGGTACAACGATCGTCGGGTTATAGTTCCTCAGTTCGACAATCGCTCTCATCCGTTGTTGAGCATCAGGACTATCTAAGTAGGCGCGAATTTCTTCTAGTTCCATAGTGATTTAATTTAATTATTTCTCTTAACATAAGTTTACATTAACTTAGTCAAGAAAAGCTAGTCGGAACTAGATTCTGATTGTTGTTCTTGAGTTCTTACCCGCACAGATTCAGCGTGAGAGGTTAAACCTTCCGCTTGGGCTAAAGCTTCGATAGCTTTACCTACTTTTTTAAGAGCCTGTGAAGAATACTGAATGATGCTAGAATGCTTCATAAAAGTTTCTACCCCCAGAGGAGAAGCATAACGAGCAGCTCCAGAAGTAGGTAAAGTATGATTAGGACCTGCTAAATAATCCCCTACAGCTTCAGGAGTAGAATTACCCAGAAAAATTGCTCCTGCGTGTCGAATAGAGTTTAATAATTCCCAGGGTTGAGCTACTTCTAACTCAAGATGCTCTGGTGCAAATAGATTAGAAAGTTCAGAGGCGATCGCCAAAGATTCTACCACTACAATTAAGCCATAATGAGCCAGTGCTTTTTCTGTAGGTATCCGTTTAGGATGATGTTGCAACTGTTGTTCTACCGAGATTTGTACCTGTGTAGCTATCTGACTATCAGTAGTAATTAATACAGCTGAAGCCATGGGATCGTGTTCAGCTTGAGCGAGTAAATCTGTAGCGATATGTACAGGATTAGCCTGCTCATCAGCAATAATTAACACTTCAGAAGGACCAGCTAAAGAATCAATACCTACCCTTCCATAGACCATTTTTTTAGCCAGAGTCACATAGATATTACCAGGACCTGTAATTACATCTACTTGGGGAATAGTACCAGTGCCATAAGCTAAAGCGGCGATCGCCTGAGCACCACCAACGCGATAGATTTCGCTCACACCCGCTTCACTAGCTGCTACTAAAACCGCAGGATTAATCCCCTTATCTTCCCTACCGGGTGGAGTAACCATAACGATACGAGGAACTTGAGCTACTTTAGCAGGGATAACATTCATTAATACTGTACTAGGATAAGAAGCTCTTCCTCCTGGTACATAAATACCCGCACTATCTACAGGGGTATATTTTTTACCCAAGACTATCTCATCCTCGCCAAAATTCACCCAAGATTTAGGGACACGTTGACGGTGGAAAGCTTCGATATTAGCGCAAGCTAACTTAATCGCTTCGAGTAACTCTCGGGAAATTTTTTGATAAGCCGCGTCTAACTCTGAGCCACTCACCCTTAATTCTTCTAGGGCGAGTTTTTGTTGGTCAAATTGCTCTGTATAGGCTAATAGTGCTTTATCCCCCTCTTTTTTGACTTGGTTAACTATTTCTCTGACACTAGCTTCTTGACTGCTAATGTGTTCGTCATAATTGCGATCGCTAATGCGACGTAGTTCTGTTTTTGCCTCAGTAGGCTCTGTGATAATTCGCAGCATAGAGTTTTCATACCCATCCTCGCTACTACCCAAATAGCTAGAAAAACTAGCTCTGAGTGTGTAA
This genomic window from Gloeocapsa sp. DLM2.Bin57 contains:
- a CDS encoding HEAT repeat domain-containing protein, whose product is MELEEIRAYLDSPDAQQRMRAIVELRNYNPTIVVPLLKQRMYDQELLIRSFVAIGFGKKRNEEAFEALLNLIEYDRDYNIIAEAANSLAQYGDRALPYLVNLFQYNHHWLIRQSILAAVADMNQPEILLKLSSWGLQGNDLVVKLGSISNLGKLATTNYADEALAILLTLVDDSEVQIRIEVAKTLDNFKNFVEAQTALTQLRQDSDYRVIGATLESLL
- the hisD gene encoding histidinol dehydrogenase, with the translated sequence MLRIITEPTEAKTELRRISDRNYDEHISSQEASVREIVNQVKKEGDKALLAYTEQFDQQKLALEELRVSGSELDAAYQKISRELLEAIKLACANIEAFHRQRVPKSWVNFGEDEIVLGKKYTPVDSAGIYVPGGRASYPSTVLMNVIPAKVAQVPRIVMVTPPGREDKGINPAVLVAASEAGVSEIYRVGGAQAIAALAYGTGTIPQVDVITGPGNIYVTLAKKMVYGRVGIDSLAGPSEVLIIADEQANPVHIATDLLAQAEHDPMASAVLITTDSQIATQVQISVEQQLQHHPKRIPTEKALAHYGLIVVVESLAIASELSNLFAPEHLELEVAQPWELLNSIRHAGAIFLGNSTPEAVGDYLAGPNHTLPTSGAARYASPLGVETFMKHSSIIQYSSQALKKVGKAIEALAQAEGLTSHAESVRVRTQEQQSESSSD